From a single Hippopotamus amphibius kiboko isolate mHipAmp2 chromosome X, mHipAmp2.hap2, whole genome shotgun sequence genomic region:
- the TEX13B gene encoding testis-expressed protein 13B: MALNPEDPSSGFLHGTVMAFINEKVASHAKGPEFYLENLSLSWEEVEDKLRAMLEDRQVPNEAKEACAWGSLALGLRFANRQSQLFANRVQWLRNFAGLHRSAAQALASDLQLLTVQQAMERKEAAFHLRLLQAELAAVQKERDLLRRKLLHAQPVAEGPSLATASGAGTEGTGEEEEEAGAAAATAAASGATGEGETQEEDAEGAEAAEVAQELGGGFMKLPTNVDQEDYTSGGQREGDLSSGEIARLYFPGTPKPEPTVSPEPLIVQLPASFTYSYSSPLFPFPGAPTPSPDTSPPAATFTAGAPFQTSRQWGPSDFSLRSDVGAQGIDPQDPQRDRRDSYPHQQRKPVFRRLGDWDCPWCKAVNFSRRETCFRCGRRISLQSPQ, encoded by the exons ATGGCCTTGAACCCCGAGGACCCCAGCAGTGGGTTCCTGCATGGCACAGTGATGGCCTTCATCAACGAGAAGGTGGCCAGTCACGCGAAAGGCCCTGAGTTCTACCTCGAGAATCTATCCTTGTCCTGGGAAGAGGTGGAGGACAAGCTCAGGGCCATGCTGGAGGACCGTCAGGTGCCCAACGAGGCCAAAGAGGCCTGTGCCTGGggcagcctggccctgggcttgCGCTTCGCCAACAGGCAGAGCCAGTTATTCGCGAACAGGGTTCAGTGGCTGCGTAACTTCGCCGGGCTGCACAGGTCGGCCGCGCAGGCCTTGGCCTCAGACCTGCAGTTGCTCACGGTACAGCAGGCGATGGAGCGCAAGGAGGCGGCCTTCCATCTGCGGCTGCTCCAGGCCGAGCTAGCGGCGGTGCAGAAAGAGCGGGACCTCCTGAGGCGCAAGCTCCTCCACGCT CAGCCCGTCGCAGAGGGGCCAAGCCTGGCCACTgccagtggggctgggacagAAGGAAcaggtgaggaggaagaggaggcaggggccgctgctgctactgctgccgCTTCTGGCGCCACAGGagaaggagaaacacaggaggaGGATGCCGAGGGCGCGGAAGCTGCTGAAGTAGCACAGGAGCTGGGTGGAGGCTTTATGAAGCTTCCCACAAATGTGGACCAGGAAGATTACACCTCTggcgggcagagggagggagatcTCAGTTCAGGGGAAATAGCCAGGCTTTATTTCCCTGGGACCCCCAAGCCCGAGCCCACAGTCTCACCAGAACCTCTTATTGTCCAGCTCCCTGCCTCATTCACATACTCATACTCAAGCCCCTTATTCCCCTTCCCAGGTGCGCCCACACCATCCCCAGacacatccccaccagcagcaaCATTCACAGCAGGAGCTCCATTTCAGACGTCTCGCCAGTGGGGGCCCTCTGATTTTAGCTTGAGGTCTGATGTGGGGGCCCAGGGAATAGACCCTCAAGACCCACAAAGAGATAGGAGAGACTCTTATCCCCATCAGCAGAGAAAACCAGTATTCCGCAGACTCGGGGATTGGGACTGCCCTTGGTGTAAAGCTGTGAATTTTTCACGGAGGGAAACTTGCTT